From Neodiprion pinetum isolate iyNeoPine1 chromosome 7, iyNeoPine1.2, whole genome shotgun sequence, a single genomic window includes:
- the exu gene encoding maternal protein exuperantia: MVSSTVVENGETIAPVVSSSPAVGVPSGDYRLVGWDMDATGRRLIDEICQIAGYTPSSSYGQYVMPFKDLNPPARKRHNIRVVTIGKYRMLKDNKTNKVLKTKSEISALIDFITWLESVKGDAADGVILVYHEPRKVIPSMLLESLRKFNLLDRFKQTVKGFANGFNVAEVKCADTVRTFSLRTLSRVMLDKEEELDNAVDRARLALQVIQHLSAGEETAKGAESSGSGDSDAATKGTIELIREFVQPTHVEEKELAGLKLVLNRQNSLRPVFGMLLRQSRRERQHASLLRRLLAEANVDYVELQEVWSNEKREGLQKLIKEKVTGAKENEEEELLEVLECHFDPEKKMKPKLSVEKKEGKKGNIGKGAVESKENIKNESATESPDTTTTSSPLKEKLVPQENAEVKASDVKCE, translated from the exons ATGGTGTCGTCAACCGTAGTCGAGAATGGCGAAACAATCGCCCCGGTGGTAAGTTCGTCACCAGCTGTCGGCGTGCCGTCTGGTGATTATAGGCTCGTAGGATGGGACATGGACGCCACTGGCAGGAGACTGATCGACGAGATTTGCCAAATTGCCGGGTATACGCCGAGTTCCAGCTATGGCCAGTACGTCATGCCTTTCAAGGACCTCAATCCACCTGCCAGAAAGAGGCACAATATTAGAGTTGTTACCATCGGAAAATACCGAATGCTCAAGGACAACAAGACAAACAAG GTCCTAAAGACGAAAAGTGAGATATCTGCGCTGATAGATTTTATCACGTGGCTTGAGTCGGTCAAGGGAGATGCGGCCGATGGTGTGATTCTAGTTTATCATGAGCCACGCAAAGTCATACCTTCCATGCTGCTTGAATCGCTGAGGAAATTCAACCTTTTAGATCGATTCAAGCAAACCGTTAAGGGCTTCGCTAACGGGTTTAACGTCGCAGAGGTCAAATGCGCCGATACAGTACGCACATTTTCCCTACGCACATTATCGCGTGTTATGCTAGACAAG GAAGAAGAGTTAGACAACGCCGTTGATAGAGCGCGTCTAGCTCTCCAAGTCATACAGCACTTGAGCGCTGGTGAAGAAACTGCAAAGGGCGCCGAGAGTAGCGGAAGTGGTGATAGCGACGCAGCGACAAAAGGGACCATAGAACTAATAAGAGAATTCGTACAGCCAACGCATGTCGAAGAAAAGGAATTAGCTG GTTTGAAATTGGTCCTCAATCGTCAAAATAGTCTAAGACCTGTATTCGGAATGCTACTGCGCCAAAGTCGCCGCGAACGACAACATGCTAGCCTCTTACGCCGATTATTAGCCGAGGCTAATGTCGACTACGTAGAACTGCAG gAAGTATGGTCGAACGAGAAAAGGGAGGgtttgcaaaaattaataaaagagAAAGTAACAGGAGCGAAGGAAAATGAGGAAGAGGAACTGTTGGAGGTACTCGAGTGTCACTTTGACCcagaaaaaaagatgaagcCGAAGTTaagtgtagaaaaaaaagaaggaaagaaaggaaaTATTGGCAAAGGTGCAGTGGAATCTAAAGAGAACATCAAAAACGAATCCGCTACCGAGAGTCCAgatacaacaacaacaagttCTCCTTTGAAAGAGAAACTTGTACCCCAGGAAAATGCTGAGGTAAAAGCTTCGGATGTGAAATgcgaataa
- the Dcps gene encoding m7GpppX diphosphatase: MASVEKASDEATYVNPKKFKSSNEEPKESKKYSVHESLKDLSKFQLKRVLNNNAQKKLLCVEGTFADHDGAAIVLLEKKAFVEEKLDEHLFNESSKLSKEFENDVYGNYNCFPSIEHNSIKTTIIHPAMEKHIAKFENQPIHIVEETPKLYEEITLPHLKKEQFSLQWVYNILEHKAEKERIVFEDPDPKTGFVLIPDLKWDGSLETLYLLAIPMLKGIKSIRDLDQSHLPLLKNIRDAGTKAISKKYSGLPASQLRIYFHYQPSFYHLHIHFTYLKYDAPGIFTEKAHLLSTVINNIELMGEYYSKATLSFVVKESETLFSKYQAHGVLSSQSVEKK; this comes from the exons ATGGCAAGCGTTGAAAAGGCGAGTGACGAAGCGACGTATGTAAATCCGAAAAAGTTTAAGTCGTCGAACGAGGAACCGAAGGAGAGCAAAAAATACAGTGTGCACGAGTCTTTGAAGGATTTGTCAAAGTTCCAGTTGAAACGTGTGTTGAATAACAATGCGCAAAAGAAATTACTGTGCGTTGAAGGGACATTTGCAGATCACGACGGCGCAGCCATAGTTTTGCTGGAGAAGAAAGCTTTTGTCGAGGAGAAGCTGGACGAGCATCTTTTCAACGAAAGCTCCAAACTCAGTAAAGAATTCGAAAACGATGTTTACGGAAATTACAATTGCTTTCCATCCATTGAGCACAATA GTATTAAGACTACAATCATTCACCCGGCAATGGAAAAAcatattgcaaaatttgaaaatcaaccgatCCATATCGTTGAAGAAACTCCAAAACTTTACGAGGAAATCACTTTGCCCCATTTGAAAAAGGAACAATTTTCGCTGCAG TGGGTGTATAACATTTTGGAGCACAAGGccgagaaagaaagaatagtCTTTGAGGATCCAGACCCAAAAACAGGCTTTGTTTTGATACCAGATTTGAAATGGGACGGAAGTCTGGAAACTTTGTACCTCTTGGCAATTCCGATGCTAAAGGGAATCAAATCAATTAGAGATTTGGACCAGTCGCATTTGCCGTTGCTTAAGAACATTCGCGACGCCGGCACAAAAGCAATTTCTAAGAAATACAGCGGACTTCCAGCATCGCAGcttagaatttattttcactatcAACCCTCGTTTTATCATCTTCACATTCATTTCACATATTTGAAATATGACGCTCCAG GTATATTCACTGAAAAGGCTCATCTGCTGTCCACAGTCATTAACAACATTGAACTGATGGGAGAATATTATTCTAAAGCTACTTTATCGTTTGTTGTCAAAGAATCGGAGACCTTGTTTTCTAAATATCAAGCACATGGAGTTTTATCCTCACAATCTGTAGAGAAAAAATAG
- the LOC124223189 gene encoding nematocyst expressed protein 3-like: MRFIFFLALTVGLANVARSDGLFDTILKWWVDLLGLSTDNDDTDYKELVSWLEEYSGEEETEETGSTSKPSSSPPPPFAYIPQQQPMPPYNYGQAMPFPPPFYNPYQQQSPYYPGLQAIPIAPPAGSLPTASSSSSVRSTSTEAPTAASTTTTTTTTQAPTTVKAVTTEAPAANSSTNATTAAPAKANATAATNSTG, encoded by the exons ATGAGGTTCATCTTCTTTCTTGCCCTCACTGTTGGTCTCGCTAACGTTGCTCGGTCTGACGGATTATTTGACACGATACTTAAGTGGTGGGTCGACTTGTTAGGATTGTCTACTGACAACGATGACACGGATTACAAGGAGCTGGTCAGTTGGCTCGAAGAATATTCCGGAGAAGAAGAAACCGAAGAGACAG GTTCAACAAGTAAACCCTCAAGCTCACCACCGCCGCCATTCGCTTACATTCCGCAGCAACAGCCAATGCCACCTTACAATTacg GACAAGCGATGCCCTTCCCACCGCCCTTCTACAACCCCTACCAACAACAGTCGCCATATTACCCTGGTCTTCAAGCGATCCCGATAGCTCCACCGGCCGGATCACTTCCgactgcttcttcttcttcgagtGTTCGGAGTACTTCGACGGAAGCGCCGACCGCGGCGAGTACGACAACCACTACTACCACGACTCAAGCACCAACCACAGTGAAAGCCGTGACGACTGAAGCGCCGGCGGCAAACTCATCAACTAATGCGACTACCGCTGCTCCGGCTAAAGCTAACGCTACTGCTGCTACTAATAGTACCGGTTAA
- the Acat1 gene encoding acetyl-CoA acetyltransferase, mitochondrial, producing the protein MFSFLKTAKVLTANSRTFSSKVNLNEVVIVSAVRTPIGSFRGSLSSLPAGKLGAVAIQAAVERSGLTKEQISEVYIGNVCQGGQGQAPARQAVIFAGLPKSTICTTVNKVCSSGMKSIMLASQALQCGHQDVILAGGMESMSNVPFYLKRGEMTYGGMKLEDGIVLDGLIDVYHKFHMGNCAENTASKLGITRQQQDEFAIKSYTRSAAAYEQKAFKDEIVPVNVPQRKGKPDVVFAEDEEYKKVDFSKLAKLSTVFQKENGTVTAGNASTLNDGAAALILTTADNANRLNLKPLARVVAFQDAETEPIDFPIAPALAMPKLLERAGVSKNDIALWEINEAFSVVVLANEKILHLDPSKVNVHGGAVSLGHPIGMSGARIVVHLVHALKAGEKGVASICNGGGGASSILIEKL; encoded by the exons ATGTTTTCGTTCTTGAAAACTGCCAAG GTACTCACAGCCAACTCCAGAACTTTCAGTTCTAAGGTAAATCTCAACGAAGTTGTTATCGTTAGCGCAGTGCGAACGCCGATCGGATCTTTTCGAGGTTCTCTGTCTTCCCTGCCAGCAGGAAAACTCGGGGCTGTCGCTattcag GCAGCCGTCGAGCGCTCTGGTCTTACCAAGGAACAGATATCGGAGGTATATATAGGAAATGTTTGCCAGGGTGGTCAGGGCCAGGCACCTGCTAGACAGGCTGTAATATTTGCAG GTCTTCCAAAGTCAACGATATGTACAACTGTGAACAAAGTCTGTTCGAGTGGCATGAAGTCCATTATGCTGGCCTCTCAAGCGCTGCAGTGCGGCCACCAAGACGTAATACTAGCTGGTGGCATGGAGTCCATGTCTAATGTGCCATTTTACTTGAAACGAGGAGAGATGACCTACGGTGGTATGAAACTGGAG GACGGGATAGTTTTAGATGGTCTCATTGATGTCTACCACAAATTTCACATGGGAAATTGTGCTGAAAATACCGCATCAAAATTGGGTATCACTCGTCAGCAACAGGATGAATTTGCCATAAAGAGTTACACTCGTAGTGCAGCTGCTTATGAACAAAAAGCTTTCAAAGATGAGATTGTTCCGGTTAATGTGCCACAGAGGAAGGGAAAACCTGATGTCGTCTTTGCCGAGGATGAAGAGTACAAAAAAGTTGACTTTTCAAAACTTGCCAAACTTAGCACTGTATTTCAG AAAGAAAACGGCACTGTAACTGCCGGGAATGCATCAACGTTGAATGATGGAGCCGCAGCCCTTATACTGACGACAGCTGACAATGCGAACAGATTAAATCTCAAGCCTTTGGCCAGAGTAGTAGCTTTCCAAGATGCCGAAACAGAACCAATAGATTTTCCAATAGCACCTGCATTGGCTATGCCGAAG CTATTGGAACGTGCTGGAGTCAGTAAAAATGATATTGCACTGTGGGAGATCAATGAAGCCTTCAGTGTCGTCGTTCTTGCTAATGAGAAGATACTTCATCTCGATCCCAGCAAAGTAAACGTTCATGGAGGAGCAGTATCGCTTGGTCATCCGATTGG aATGTCCGGAGCGAGAATCGTTGTTCATCTGGTGCACGCTTTGAAAGCTGGAGAAAAAGGTGTTGCTTCAATCTGCAACGGCGGAGGTGGAGCTTCGTCGATTTTGATTGAGAAATTGTGA